A window from Planctomycetota bacterium encodes these proteins:
- a CDS encoding phage portal protein has product MTQPRYDLSSLVEPHEQSHPMLNGTNAAARQIAEAVDALLDDDGRLHRRLWLYYANPHRPSPDLAAPEGVASGRPYRQAQEWGLPARVTGYTAGPEPFQGLPATPARKEVVVENDIGWRIDAGVDFLFGQPVTIESAATDPERSTLIGDLLRGVIAANGGLAFLQKMALVGSVHGGVDVLVKLLDEADALPACDVANLGATADDGAMAYATVDLARRVRLELVEPARSMPILHEADNRMCVHLQVYRLPRDETSAETPDRAWLSRLFGAGTRVDPQETLVVEAIGPRGWHVYHDGKLVRSGRHPLGRVPVAHVQNIVRPFAWHGAGDVEPLIPLQDELNTRLSDRAYRVALHSMRMYLGVGVDGFLNQKIAPGQMWETDNTEANIIEFGGEAPANPAESAAIAEVREALDKASGVNPVASGAIRGRVGNLTSASALRLTFQSLLARTARKRANYGSGIAVACELALHWLDAAGLFATTPEERRIRIVWPDPIPVDESSRLDQAAAKQRLGVPDETVLRELGYRQSDT; this is encoded by the coding sequence GTGACGCAACCCCGCTACGACCTGAGTTCGCTTGTCGAGCCGCACGAGCAGTCCCATCCGATGCTCAACGGCACCAACGCCGCCGCTCGGCAGATCGCCGAGGCCGTCGACGCCCTGCTCGACGACGACGGCCGTCTGCACCGCCGGCTCTGGCTCTACTACGCGAACCCGCATCGCCCTTCCCCCGACCTGGCTGCGCCCGAAGGCGTCGCCTCGGGAAGGCCGTATCGACAGGCGCAGGAGTGGGGCCTGCCTGCGCGCGTTACCGGCTACACGGCGGGTCCCGAGCCGTTCCAGGGCCTGCCGGCGACGCCCGCCCGCAAAGAGGTCGTCGTCGAGAACGACATCGGCTGGCGCATCGACGCGGGCGTGGACTTCCTGTTCGGCCAGCCCGTCACGATCGAGTCCGCCGCGACCGATCCGGAGCGATCGACGCTCATCGGTGACCTGCTCCGCGGCGTCATCGCTGCCAACGGCGGACTCGCGTTCCTGCAGAAGATGGCCCTGGTCGGCAGCGTGCACGGCGGCGTCGATGTGCTCGTCAAGCTCCTCGACGAAGCCGACGCCCTGCCTGCCTGCGACGTCGCCAACCTCGGCGCGACTGCCGACGACGGTGCCATGGCTTACGCGACGGTCGACCTGGCTCGCCGCGTTCGTCTCGAACTCGTCGAGCCCGCCCGCTCGATGCCGATTCTGCACGAGGCGGACAACCGGATGTGCGTCCACCTGCAGGTCTACCGCTTGCCGCGCGATGAGACGTCCGCCGAGACGCCTGACCGGGCTTGGCTATCGAGGCTCTTCGGTGCCGGCACACGCGTCGACCCGCAGGAGACACTCGTTGTCGAAGCCATCGGCCCACGCGGCTGGCACGTCTACCACGACGGCAAGCTCGTCCGGTCCGGTCGGCACCCGCTCGGACGCGTTCCGGTCGCACACGTCCAGAACATCGTTCGGCCGTTCGCTTGGCATGGGGCCGGAGACGTCGAGCCGCTGATTCCGCTGCAGGACGAGCTCAACACGCGTCTCAGCGACCGCGCGTACCGCGTGGCCCTGCACAGCATGCGGATGTATCTCGGCGTGGGCGTCGACGGCTTCCTGAATCAGAAGATCGCGCCCGGTCAGATGTGGGAGACCGACAACACCGAGGCCAACATCATCGAGTTCGGCGGAGAGGCACCGGCCAACCCGGCCGAGTCGGCGGCGATCGCGGAAGTACGCGAAGCCCTCGACAAGGCGAGCGGCGTCAATCCCGTCGCCAGCGGTGCCATCCGAGGTCGCGTCGGCAATCTCACCAGTGCGTCCGCCCTTCGCCTGACGTTCCAGTCGCTCCTGGCCCGGACTGCCCGCAAGCGTGCCAACTACGGCAGCGGCATCGCCGTCGCGTGTGAGCTCGCGCTCCACTGGCTCGATGCGGCCGGCTTGTTCGCGACGACGCCTGAAGAGCGTCGCATCCGCATCGTTTGGCCCGATCCGATTCCGGTGGACGAGTCGTCGAGACTGGACCAGGCCGCCGCCAAGCAGCGGCTGGGCGTGCCGGACGAGACGGTCCTGCGCGAACTCGGCTATCGGCAATCGGACACGTGA
- a CDS encoding DUF5309 family protein, with amino-acid sequence MPFTGKATYSAGADLPEHVDDVADLVAIAAANETPLLDLLGDPLRPARGVVHEWMEDTPLANTVTVGSFTDSEWVGVNEVDVVRQYDLIRIVDSPEVMRVESVATPADFSVSRQYGNTPLGPDPAAGLTMQVLSNPTLEGADAAASRFTNRTRQSNTTQIFASTVEVSGSELAVAQAGVDDELEYQKAMRLRELLRDLELSIVGGAADASPPAGNPAGNAIRPRSMRGIVASVASHRFTPGTDGFPADTALTEEQLNLALRTIWQGGGTTVDTIVVGGKQKRAINQFGLPQRRFASSAETYRDAIGIYESDFGVCRVVLSRAMPGGSVLLLDSSRASVLPLAGRSFGYKPLARTGDRESGQIVGEYTLELRNEHCHGLITGLS; translated from the coding sequence ATGCCTTTCACTGGAAAAGCCACCTATTCCGCCGGTGCCGATCTGCCCGAGCACGTCGATGACGTCGCCGACCTCGTCGCCATCGCCGCCGCCAACGAGACGCCGCTGCTCGACCTGCTCGGCGATCCGCTTCGCCCCGCCCGCGGCGTCGTCCACGAGTGGATGGAAGACACGCCGCTGGCCAACACCGTCACCGTCGGCAGCTTCACCGACTCCGAGTGGGTCGGCGTGAACGAGGTCGACGTCGTCCGGCAGTACGACCTCATTCGCATCGTCGACTCGCCCGAGGTGATGCGTGTCGAATCCGTCGCGACGCCCGCCGACTTCAGCGTCTCGCGTCAGTACGGCAACACGCCCCTCGGCCCCGATCCGGCCGCAGGACTGACGATGCAGGTGCTGTCGAACCCGACGCTCGAAGGTGCCGACGCGGCCGCCTCGCGGTTCACCAACCGCACGCGCCAGAGCAACACGACGCAGATCTTCGCGTCCACCGTTGAGGTCAGTGGCAGCGAACTGGCTGTCGCTCAGGCCGGCGTCGACGACGAGCTTGAGTACCAGAAGGCGATGCGGCTCCGCGAGTTGCTGCGTGACCTCGAACTCAGCATCGTCGGCGGAGCGGCCGACGCGTCGCCGCCCGCGGGTAACCCAGCCGGCAACGCCATTCGTCCTCGGTCGATGCGCGGCATCGTGGCCTCCGTCGCGAGTCACCGCTTCACACCCGGCACCGACGGCTTTCCGGCCGACACGGCGCTCACCGAGGAGCAGCTCAACCTTGCCCTCCGCACCATCTGGCAAGGCGGCGGGACGACGGTCGACACCATCGTCGTCGGCGGAAAGCAGAAGCGGGCGATCAACCAGTTCGGCCTGCCGCAGCGTCGTTTTGCCAGCAGTGCCGAGACGTATCGCGACGCGATCGGCATCTACGAGAGCGACTTCGGTGTCTGCCGGGTCGTGCTGAGCCGGGCGATGCCGGGCGGGTCGGTGCTGCTGCTCGACAGCAGCCGGGCGAGTGTCCTGCCGCTGGCCGGTCGCAGCTTCGGCTACAAACCACTCGCCCGCACCGGCGACCGCGAGTCCGGCCAGATCGTCGGCGAATACACCCTCGAACTCCGCAACGAGCACTGCCACGGGTTGATCACCGGGCTGAGCTAA
- the argH gene encoding argininosuccinate lyase, translating into MSEQKSWQARIAEATDALGQDFVESVSYDWRLYKQDIAGSLAHAAMLAKVGLITEDDRAAIERGLREIEAEIDEHGPAWPGFDKQYEDIHMCVEKALIDKVGEPGRKLHTGRSRNDQVATDLLLWIVGAGTELGHKVGDLKKAFVSLGDRSIEVVMPSYTHLQRAQPISAAAESLAWLHFFWHGSFPVSHATGWARHWSPLGAGAIAGSSLPLDSAKTAHTLGFVNIVHSSIERTSSRDSAVDFVYGCARIAMNLSRWAEQWIVYSSAEFGFIKTADKYTTGSSMMPQKRNPDMLELIRGRCGNVYGNLVALLTICKGLPIGYNRDLQEDKRHVFAAYDTVSSCLTMAAAIVNNTEFVKDKCEAACEGGFMDATSLAEYLVVKGVPFRTAHQIVGGLVAKCEREGKTKLEDLTLDEFQQASDVIEQDVFDALGAKSVVARYQSAGAAGGEPLRKQLDEWKQRLDL; encoded by the coding sequence ATGAGCGAACAAAAGAGCTGGCAGGCCCGCATCGCCGAGGCGACCGACGCCCTCGGGCAAGACTTTGTCGAGAGCGTCAGCTACGACTGGCGGCTGTACAAGCAGGACATCGCCGGCAGCCTCGCCCACGCCGCCATGCTCGCCAAGGTCGGCCTCATCACCGAGGACGACCGCGCCGCCATCGAACGCGGCCTTCGTGAGATCGAGGCCGAGATCGACGAACACGGCCCGGCCTGGCCGGGGTTCGACAAGCAGTACGAGGACATCCACATGTGCGTGGAGAAAGCCCTCATCGACAAGGTCGGCGAGCCGGGCCGCAAGCTGCACACGGGGCGGAGCCGGAACGACCAAGTGGCGACGGATCTATTGCTTTGGATCGTTGGTGCTGGCACTGAACTAGGTCACAAGGTCGGTGACTTAAAGAAGGCGTTCGTGTCGCTCGGCGATCGCTCAATCGAAGTTGTGATGCCGTCATACACGCACCTTCAGAGAGCTCAGCCAATCAGTGCGGCAGCCGAATCTTTGGCATGGCTTCATTTCTTCTGGCACGGTTCGTTCCCAGTCTCACACGCTACCGGATGGGCTCGACACTGGTCACCGCTAGGCGCCGGCGCAATTGCAGGGTCTTCGCTACCTCTCGACTCGGCAAAAACTGCGCACACTCTCGGCTTCGTAAACATCGTCCACAGCAGTATCGAGAGAACCTCATCGCGAGACTCTGCTGTCGACTTCGTCTACGGATGCGCACGCATCGCCATGAACTTATCCCGCTGGGCCGAGCAGTGGATTGTTTACAGCAGCGCTGAGTTCGGCTTCATCAAGACCGCCGACAAGTACACCACCGGCAGCTCGATGATGCCGCAGAAACGCAACCCCGACATGCTCGAGCTCATCCGAGGCCGGTGCGGCAACGTCTATGGCAACCTCGTCGCCCTCCTCACCATCTGCAAGGGCCTGCCCATCGGCTACAACCGCGACCTCCAAGAAGACAAACGCCACGTCTTCGCCGCCTACGACACCGTCAGCTCCTGCCTCACGATGGCCGCGGCGATTGTGAACAACACGGAGTTCGTGAAGGACAAATGCGAGGCCGCCTGCGAGGGCGGGTTCATGGATGCGACGAGCTTGGCCGAGTACCTCGTCGTCAAGGGCGTCCCCTTCCGCACCGCCCACCAAATCGTCGGCGGCCTCGTCGCCAAGTGCGAACGCGAGGGCAAGACGAAGCTCGAAGACCTGACGCTCGACGAGTTCCAGCAGGCGAGCGACGTCA